GGAATGGTCGCCTCTCTGAGCAATCTTTATATGAGCAATTACGAACGCATAAGCGATAAAGACAGAAAGTGGTTCATGCAGAACTTCCAGAAGAATGTTACGGTAGCGCCCAAGAGTATCGAGAGGCTCCTCTACTCGAAAGAATCGGCTCTCCTGGTCTTTTCAGCTGGAATGCTGGTTGAAGATACACTTTCTTACATCTTCGCGAAGCAGATGCTACCTAACAGCAAGGACGGCATTTTCTTCATGGGTTATCAGAGTCCAGAATCAGATGGCTATAGAGTGCTTCAATCAACCAAGAATGGTGATGATAAAATCACTCTGGGAGAAGAAACTGTAGAAATAGGGACGAAGAACATAGATATCTTCAACTTCTCGGGCCATGCCGACTACCAGGAACTGCTCGACCTCCCCAGAAAGCTCCAACCAGAGAAACTGATCTATGTTCACGGTGACGAGGGAGCACTTGAAAACCTCGCCGAAGAACTGCAGTATGAGTTTGAGATTCAGATACCATCGAATCTTCAGACAGTCGAGCTTTAGCTCCGGTTGACAAGGAATTGCACTGGTGTTATCATAGTTTACGGTTGCCGGGGTGGCGGAACTGGCAGACGCAACGGACTTAAAATCCGTTGGAGCGAGGGCTTCGTGTGGGTTCGATTCCCATCCCCGGCACCATGGAAGCAGAAAAAGCAGGTCATTCATATAGAAATATTGAGAATAATAGATACCCGGTGCGGGGTGGAGCAGTCTGGTAGCTCGTTGGGCTCATAACCCAAAGGTCACAGGTTCAAATCCTGTCCCCGCTACCATTTATTAGGCGGTGTAGCTCAGCTGGCTAGAGCATGCGGTTCATACCCGCAGAGTCGTCAGTTCGATTCTGACCGCCGCCACCAAGCATTTGTGTACACTCATCATAGGGTACGAACCGAAATTGAAAGCCCCGGGACAACCGGGGCTTTATCATTATTTTCCTCACATTGGAGAACGAGAAACAAGTTAATCAGATGAGCTGTTTCTGGTTCATTGGTTTCAGAAATGGATACCTCCATTTTCATATTTCTAATCTGTGCAAAGGCATGAAATTAATTCCTTCCCAATCAAACGGAACCCAAGTCGATATGTTGTTGGCATAACTCAGCTTCCAATATCAAAGAATGTACTGACTCTATGTTAGGGAAGGCTCCAGAGTTTTCCCTAAACTGCTTGACGGTGACGTCGTTTTCGTGCGAAAACAGCCTGTCGCTAGGAACGGCCAGATGGTAGTCGTGCGTATAAATGGCCAGGAAGGCGTCATAAAGTACTTCCAGAAGAGATCTGACATGGTAATTCTTACCTCTGAGAATCCTGAATACAAGCCAATTAGAATAGATAAAGATAGATGGGACTCCGAATGTGCTATTATCGGGGTAGTTGTTGGTTTGAAGAGAAAGTTTTCTGATTCTTAGTTCTTAGATTTAGAGCTCTCAATTAGAACGGTGAACGAATGGTTGGCCTACTCATTAGATCTCAGTCATTATTCGTTGAGTTCTCACCTGAGGTGCAGTTATTGCCTTCGAAGTAGAGATAATCGTGGGGATTACTATATCGGTTGCTTCTCGACTGCCTCGATGAAATCAATAAGCTGCTTGAATGCAATATGTTCAAAGTCCCAGTAATTGCACTTTGCTGCGGTTCCAATCAATTTGTAAGGTTCGGGCTTTGAAGCAAGATAAGCATGCACCAAAGCCTTTTTGTGTCGCAACTTCAGTTTCATTTCAATAAGCTTATCTACATAATCATTTGCAGGCTTCAAGGCTTCATCTTCAGACAAAGACTGAATGAAGATATCTTCGAGACAGCCTTCATCAACACTGATTGGGATAAGGCGTACTATAACGGCAACATTGGTGTTGGGAGCAAAGGAATCCTCCTCATTTGGCACTGGTAAACCGACTTTCTCCAAAGCCGACTGGATACTTTGAAAGCCAGCCTGTCTATTGTTCTCACAATCCCTTAAAATCCCGATGACCTTTACGTTCTTCTTATAGTTGGTGAGTTTCACCATTGAATTCATGAAATTTCCCAAATTGTTATTACCTTCATAATTCCCTACTTCGATATCCTCGTACCCAAGTCTCTTGAATAGCTCAATAAGAAGAAAGTACTCTTCAGCCCCTTCGACCAAGATTAGCCTTGGTCTCAAGAACTTGTTCTCGTTGTCTTTTTCTTTCATCTGACATCCATCCCAAACTCAAGAGAGGAAGTTAGCGTCTCTTTATCGTATCTCATAATCTCAATCTCCTCTTTGATCCTATCAAGTCTGAACAGAGCAAAATCATAGTCACCTTTACCAAACACTTCATGGGCACTCTTTATGCACTCGAGACTATGTGTTGTTATGAAGACCTGAGTATTTGTGTTTCTTGATACTTCATCTATGACTTCCCAGAGGTCTCCAAGACAAGAATAGTGAAAGCCGTTTTCAATTTCGTCGATCATTACAATGCCTTCAGGCGAACTGGAAATTGCCAGAACGACTCTCAGCAAACGAGTAATACCTTCTCCCATATCTGGCAAAGGTATCAAATGGCTTATTCCAATGTCGGCATTCAGAACCGGTTCGCCCGCCATGTAAGTGAGAGAAACATCTTTGACACGACTATCTATTCGCCTAAGTGCTTCAATGACAATTCCTTCCTGCTTCTTGTTAACGAGAGAACTGAATCGCCTCGCTTCTTCCTTGAAGTCGAATCTGCTACTAGCGGCTATGAAAACTCCAGGAAAAGGTGGCGGTGGAGGAGTTGGTTCGATTCTCATGCCGTTGGGATCGAATACTATCCTGAAGACCTGCTTCTTCTCCCCTATCTCTTTAACCGTCATAGTTGCAGATAGTATAGGCATGGAAGAAGATGCATACGTGCCCTCTTCATGCTTAACAGGAACCATCTTAACAGGAGTGGCAACGTTCTCCAAACTGTGAGAAATGGTTATTATCCGTTCACCATTGTTCTTGAACAGACCGCAAACCCTTATCATACGATTTGTATTGAATTCTCTGAAAAGAGATTCCCAAGGAGGCGATGCTGAAGAATCAAAATTAATATCAAACCCGCTGTATCCCCTGAACTTATTCACTCTCAGAAGCAATTCTGGATTATATGTTCCAGAGAATATGAACAGAGATTCAAGTAGACTTGTTTTCCCCACGTTGTTAATCCCTGTAATTAGGTTCACCCTCTTCAAATCATTTAGTTTTGTGTCCGACAAACATCTGAAATTCTCAACAGCAAATGAACATAACAATGGAAGTTCCCTCCTTTACTTAACTCTCTACCTAATCCTGCAACTCACCTAATGCAAGCTCGGTGACCAACCTAGCTGCATTATATAACAGATCTGCTTCAAAGCGAATCTTTAGTAGTGGCACAGTTGAACATTTGTAGATTCTACTTCAATGATTGCAACTGTTTTCTACTAAAGGATACAACTCATCGATTTCATTCTGAATCTCGATTGTCTTCGATATTGCAGTCACTACTTTTAGATAGTGGAGTATCTCGTCATTTGAAAGCGTTTTGCCTTTTCTGTCCTTCAGCCATTTTTCGCAGACCTTATACCCCCCGATCATATAATCCCAAATTTCGTTTTCCACACTCTCGAAATATTGGTTTTCATTTATATAAACTCTTTGGGTCGTCGAATCGTACAAAGGTTTCTCGACGACGTTATCTCCAGAATTTGGGAATTTTGCAGTTGAGCTCTTGAGTTCTGAAGAAGTGAGAAGATGTGTCTCTACAAGTTTTTTCCCGAGTAGAGCCACCTCTTCAATGAGTGAAAAGTCTTCTGCTATTGGAATTCGAGGAAAATCACTCTTCAGAAACTCACCAAACCGGTCCTTGTACTCATTGCACGACATGACTGCAATGATGTAGTTGAAGAAGATCTCGGGCGACTCGCTCAGCTTCAGTTTTCTATCAAACTCCTTCACGAAATCAACGCTGTAATTAGGTTGAGGCTTTCTTCCAAATAATGTCCTATGTTGATTCGCTTCAATCCTGTAAAGTGGGAATACATACATAGAATCCTGTGCATTATCAAGGCAATGAACGTCGACTATTTGATCACTTGAAAAGGAGTAGTTGTTGCTCAGTCCGCGGTTCAATCTAGTACAAATCAGAGCAGTATTCGGAATTTCGAGGAGATTCTGCATAATCTCTGTTCTGTCAAAATCAACTGCGTCCCTATGATAGAAGATCCATCTGAAGTCAAAGGGTCTATATAGAGTCTTGATCACCCTGCTTTCCCAATAAGGATCTTCCATTATCCTTCTCCGCTTTTCAGATAATCTCCAGTCCCTGTTATCTTTAAGGTCAAACATCATTCGCACAGTTTCGTCATCAAGCCGGGGATCAAGAAATTGACGAATCTTGTTGATCAGAACGTTCTTATCGAAATTAACTACGAAATGATCTCGGTGCGTTTTTATGCCGCTGCTGTAGGCTTCGAAAATCCTCGAAACTGGCACAAGCCTGTTGTACATGTGAAGCTGTTCTGAATTTCTCAAACTGAAGAAGAATTGAGGTTTGCGGGGTTCAAGCTTCTCCCACACAGTAGTGGTTGTGTCTTTGCAAGCGAGTTCAGCATATTTCTCTTCTCTTCTCCCCCAAAGATCGCTACGAAAGACCCCCCTGTTTTCCTGATCATGCTTCACGAGAATCACAATAGCTACTCCAGTCCTTATATCAAATACATTTTCGTCCTTAGAACCGTCTGGGCACTTCCCTCTTCGAAGAAGATTTCCGTGGAGATCGAGTATATAGATCTCATTGAAGGACTTCGCAAGCGATTCTCGCATACCCCTGAAGATCGGCCCATCAAGATAATTATGATTAGTTATGAACCCTACTACTCCTTTGCCTGCTTGGTCTATCTTATGCTG
This genomic stretch from Mesotoga sp. UBA6090 harbors:
- a CDS encoding AAA family ATPase; protein product: MLCSFAVENFRCLSDTKLNDLKRVNLITGINNVGKTSLLESLFIFSGTYNPELLLRVNKFRGYSGFDINFDSSASPPWESLFREFNTNRMIRVCGLFKNNGERIITISHSLENVATPVKMVPVKHEEGTYASSSMPILSATMTVKEIGEKKQVFRIVFDPNGMRIEPTPPPPPFPGVFIAASSRFDFKEEARRFSSLVNKKQEGIVIEALRRIDSRVKDVSLTYMAGEPVLNADIGISHLIPLPDMGEGITRLLRVVLAISSSPEGIVMIDEIENGFHYSCLGDLWEVIDEVSRNTNTQVFITTHSLECIKSAHEVFGKGDYDFALFRLDRIKEEIEIMRYDKETLTSSLEFGMDVR
- a CDS encoding DUF3226 domain-containing protein, encoding MKEKDNENKFLRPRLILVEGAEEYFLLIELFKRLGYEDIEVGNYEGNNNLGNFMNSMVKLTNYKKNVKVIGILRDCENNRQAGFQSIQSALEKVGLPVPNEEDSFAPNTNVAVIVRLIPISVDEGCLEDIFIQSLSEDEALKPANDYVDKLIEMKLKLRHKKALVHAYLASKPEPYKLIGTAAKCNYWDFEHIAFKQLIDFIEAVEKQPI
- a CDS encoding LexA family protein, which gives rise to MLDGDVVFVRKQPVARNGQMVVVRINGQEGVIKYFQKRSDMVILTSENPEYKPIRIDKDRWDSECAIIGVVVGLKRKFSDS